One Spodoptera frugiperda isolate SF20-4 chromosome 30, AGI-APGP_CSIRO_Sfru_2.0, whole genome shotgun sequence genomic window carries:
- the LOC118269722 gene encoding golgin-45 has translation MDKLYNTFNPKIMSKTRTAGDGMESDENTSERVQDVGPNIPRTPERKGSAVPTRLVQIYATKVIKSDKRKSINMKTPKFVPYEPYPAAVKPMTPQLASKEMKKSRNNMDINTLITQMSQMNTDLNEFKPRPKSNSTSDKSGQDVDAPSPEKIEMQKKIDSLTQENESLKEQLKQQVQVNKELKTMLVASMGEDLETQVQSLNEDKKHLANALLSSAQHLSTHQEQTEWLAGQCEVWRSKFLASSLMVEELAQCKKLLNEKTDHLQQAIKQLLDERYRARDMMLCTYKNLYSLHEKWLENIAITEYTGNSKMYNRPIGNLNFNATIPHSTNILDMTSVNLKLAENISSSVEKQDISHLNSLPTATEGEKFAETVMATPLDVKKVSEEPVNALVHHAYSSSGNTPRPIASCVHCHGKVQLL, from the exons ATGGATAAACTATACAATACTTTCAACCCAA AAATTATGAGTAAAACGAGGACGGCGGGTGATGGAATGGAGTCTGACGAAAACACGTCGGAAAGAGTTCAGGATGTCGGCCCTAATATTCCCAGAACCCCAGAGAGGAAAGGTAGTGCCGTGCCTACTCGATTAGTGCAAATTTACGCTACCAAAGTGATAAAATCTGATAAAAGGAAGTCGATAAATATGAAGACACCGAAGTTTGTGCCTTACGAGCCGTACCCAGCGGCCGTGAAGCCCATGACACCTCAACTTGCGTCAAAAGAAATGAAGAAGTCTAGAAACAATATGGATATTAACACTTTGATTACCCAAATGTCTCAGATGAATACAGACTTGAATGAATTCAAACCTCGTCCGAAGTCGAACTCCACAAGTGACAAGTCTGGCCAAGATGTTGATGCACCCAGTCCAGAAAAAATTGAGATGCAAAAAAAGATAGATAGCTTGACACAGGAAAATGAATCACTAAAAGAACAACTGAAACAACAAGTTCAG GTCAATAAAGAGTTGAAAACAATGCTGGTGGCATCTATGGGCGAGGACCTTGAGACACAAGTACAATCTCTGAATGAAGATAAAAAGCATTTGGCTAATGCTTTGCTCAGTTCTGCACAACATTTGTCTACACATCAG GAACAAACGGAATGGTTAGCCGGCCAGTGTGAAGTGTGGAGGAGTAAATTCTTGGCTAGCag TTTGATGGTTGAAGAACTAGCACAATGTAAGAAATTACTGAATGAAAAGACTGATCATTTGCAACAGGCGATAAAGCAATTACTTGACGAAAGATACAGAGCGAGGGATATGATGCTATGTACTTATAAGAACTTGTACAGTCTGCATGAGAAGTGGCTTGAAAACATCGCCATTACGGAATATACGGGGAACTCTAAGATGTACAATCGACCCATTGGCAATCTAAACTTTAATGCGACGATTCCACATTCAACAAACATCTTAGATATGACCTCAGTGAATTTGAAACTGGCTGAGAATATCAGTAGTTCGGTTGAAAAACAAGATATTAGTCATCTGAATAGCTTACCCACTGCCACAGAAGGAGAGAAGTTTGCGGAAACT GTAATGGCAACGCCCTTAGACGTGAAGAAGGTGAGTGAGGAACCAGTGAATGCCCTCGTCCACCACGCTTACAGCAGCAGCGGTAACACGCCGCGACCAATCGCCTCCTGTGTACATTGTCACGGGAAAGTCCAACTGTTATAG
- the LOC118269996 gene encoding prefoldin subunit 5 encodes MATVSSAPAPGMHQIDLSKLNLQQLAQLKQQLDQEMSVFQDSLHTLKVAQGKFMESGECVEKMTPECKGKSILVPLTGSMYIPGSIADTENVLIDIGTGYYAQKDIAGAKDYFKRKVAFVTEQMEKIKALGVEKSKVHKAICMMIEMKLQAQMQAAKPSTS; translated from the exons ATGGCTACTGTATCTAGTGCACCGGCGCCAGGGATGCATCAAATTGATTTATCCAAGCTTAATTTACAGCAGTTGGCTCAACTTAAACAACAATTGGATCaa gAAATGTCTGTATTTCAAGATTCATTGCATACACTGAAGGTAGCTCAAGGGAAATTTATGGAATCTGGTGAATGTGTTGAGAAAATGACTCCTGAATGTAAAGGCAAGAGCATACTGGTGCCGTTGACTGGATCTATGTACATCCCTGGCTCAATAGCAGACACCGAAAATGTGCTTATTGATATAGGAACTGGATATTATGCACAGAAA GATATAGCTGGTGCTAAGGATTATTTCAAGAGGAAAGTTGCTTTTGTAACGGAACAAATGGAAAAAATTAAAGCTTTAGGTGTAGAGAAATCCAAGGTTCACAAAGCTATCTGTATGATGATTGAAATGAAGCTGCAAGCCCAGATGCAGGCAGCGAAGCCTTCGAcctcataa
- the LOC118269998 gene encoding glutaredoxin-3, whose translation MSVTSLDTAENFQNFIRTPVLTVVHFSADWAEQCKQVTEVLKELAKLPEVQSSGSKIAICDAEKLSEVSLQFKIDSVPTVILFRNGAQIDRVDGADAAQISSKVKAHSANKTALGDAAPVKLEDRLKALINRHDVMVFMKGNRDQPRCGFSKTLIQILNGTGVSYDTFDILTDEEVRQGLKEYSDWPTYPQLYVKGELVGGLDIIKELQANGELDATLKP comes from the exons ATGTCTGTCACCAGTTTAGATACAGCCgaaaatttccaaaattttattag AACACCCGTTTTAACAGTAGTCCATTTTTCTGCTGACTGGGCGGAACAATGCAAGCAAGTCACAGAGGTCCTGAAAGAACTGGCGAAGCTACCTGAAGTACAATCCAGTGGTAGCAAAATAGCCATTTGTGATGCTGAAAAGTTATCTGAAGTTTCATTGCAGTTCAAG ATTGACTCTGTACCAACAGTCATTTTGTTCAGAAATGGAGCACAGATAGACAGAGTGGATGGTGCTGATGCGGCACAAATATCTTCCAAAGTAAAAGCACACAGTGCCAATAAGACTGCGCTCGGAGATGCTGCTCCTGTGAAACTTGAAGATAGACTGAAAGCATTGATCAACAGACACGATGTTATGGTGTTCATGAAAGGCAATAGAGACCAGCCTAGATGTGGCTTCAGCAAAACTTTAATTCAAATCCTTAATGGAACCGG GGTGTCTTATGACACATTTGATATACTGACTGATGAAGAAGTGCGCCAGGGCCTTAAGGAGTATTCAGATTGGCCTACTTACCCACAACTATATGTTAAAGGAGAGCTGGTTGGAGGGTTAGACATAATCAAAGAGCTACAAGCAAATGGAGAACTAGATGCTACTTTGAAGCCTTAA